A window from Flavobacterium gyeonganense encodes these proteins:
- the hisS gene encoding histidine--tRNA ligase, translated as MASKPSIPQGTRDFSPAEVSKRQYIIQTIKTNFEKFGFQPIETPSFENSDTLMGKYGEEGDRLIFKILNSGNFFFNKNKIELPQSLEVLQTNSAETINVDQRIELNKFTSRISEKALRYDLTVPFARYVVQHQNEIEFPFKRYQIQPVWRADRPQKGRFREFFQCDADVVGSKSLWQEVELVQLYDTVFTSLGLEGVTIKINNRKILSGIAEVIGASDKLIDFTVALDKLDKIGEDGVKKEMIEKGISETALVKLQPLFSFSGTFADKIKQLSELLASSEEGMKGVEELKFICDNVAELGLSTAILDLDVTLARGLNYYTGAIFEVAAPKTVSIGSIGGGGRYDDLTGIFGLKNMSGVGISFGLDRIYLVLEELQLFPETVAATSKALFVNYGDKEALYASQAIQKLRQENIKVELYPDNVKVGKQFQYADKRLIPFAVIAGDQEIASNSYSLKNLVTGEQVSVDFEGLKNALLA; from the coding sequence ATGGCTTCAAAACCAAGTATACCACAAGGGACAAGAGATTTTTCACCTGCAGAGGTGTCAAAGCGTCAATATATTATTCAAACGATAAAAACTAATTTTGAGAAATTTGGGTTTCAGCCAATTGAAACGCCTTCGTTTGAAAATTCAGATACCCTCATGGGAAAATATGGAGAAGAAGGTGATCGTTTGATTTTTAAGATATTGAATTCGGGAAATTTTTTCTTCAATAAAAATAAAATCGAATTGCCGCAATCTTTAGAAGTGCTTCAGACTAATTCGGCAGAAACAATTAATGTTGATCAAAGAATTGAGTTGAATAAGTTTACAAGCAGAATTTCAGAAAAAGCATTGCGTTATGATTTGACTGTTCCGTTTGCAAGATATGTTGTACAGCATCAAAACGAAATCGAATTTCCTTTTAAAAGATATCAAATTCAGCCGGTTTGGAGAGCAGATCGTCCGCAAAAAGGCCGTTTTAGAGAGTTTTTTCAATGTGATGCCGACGTTGTAGGTTCAAAGTCACTTTGGCAGGAAGTAGAATTAGTTCAGTTATATGATACGGTTTTTACATCTTTAGGTTTAGAAGGTGTAACGATTAAAATCAATAACAGAAAAATATTATCTGGAATCGCTGAAGTTATCGGTGCTTCAGATAAATTAATTGATTTTACAGTTGCTCTTGATAAATTAGATAAAATTGGAGAAGATGGCGTAAAGAAAGAAATGATCGAAAAAGGTATTTCTGAAACAGCGTTGGTAAAACTACAGCCGCTTTTTAGCTTTAGTGGAACTTTTGCAGATAAAATCAAGCAGCTTTCAGAGTTACTAGCTTCATCAGAAGAAGGAATGAAAGGTGTTGAAGAACTGAAGTTTATATGTGACAATGTTGCTGAATTAGGACTTTCAACTGCGATTTTAGATTTAGATGTAACTTTGGCCCGAGGTTTAAATTACTACACCGGTGCTATTTTTGAAGTAGCAGCTCCAAAAACAGTTTCGATAGGTTCAATAGGCGGGGGTGGAAGATACGACGATTTGACCGGTATTTTTGGTTTGAAAAATATGAGCGGTGTTGGAATTTCTTTTGGACTAGACCGAATTTATCTGGTTTTGGAAGAATTGCAATTATTCCCCGAAACGGTTGCTGCAACATCAAAAGCGTTGTTTGTCAATTATGGAGATAAAGAAGCGTTGTATGCTTCGCAGGCAATTCAGAAATTAAGACAGGAAAATATAAAAGTAGAATTGTATCCGGATAACGTAAAAGTTGGGAAGCAATTTCAATATGCAGACAAACGTTTGATTCCTTTTGCAGTAATTGCAGGCGATCAGGAAATTGCTTCAAATTCTTATTCGCTTAAAAATTTAGTAACAGGTGAGCAGGTTTCGGTTGATTTTGAAGGATTGAAAAATGCTTTACTTGCATAA
- a CDS encoding ABC transporter permease has product MMLKLFKENIRIAFGSIKTQLLRTILTVLIIAIGITALVGILTVVTALENTVSTNFASMGANTFNINQYENTVKNRGGNEREIINPIISYPEAVAFKNKYKYPFTETSLSFTATSKAEVKYLDQKTDPEITIVGVDEHFIGNSGLEINSGRPFNQFDIDNNTYSCVVGSDFEKGLLKDVNPIDKIISIRGARFKVIGVLKEKGSTFGNSQDLRVLIPIQVARSLFTAPNINYTISVMVSKKELLDQAVDNATSTMRRVRKLSPVRDNNFGIGRSDDLINRILGITKYLGWASWIISIITILGSSIALMNIMIVSVTERTREIGVRKALGATKITISVQFFIETLLIGQIGGLVGIVLGILIGFAFAAAMSFAFVIPWMAIFAAFGTSFMVAIVSGLYPAIKASQLDPIEALRYE; this is encoded by the coding sequence ATGATGCTAAAATTATTTAAAGAAAATATCCGGATTGCTTTTGGTTCTATCAAAACGCAATTGCTGCGAACTATTCTTACGGTATTGATTATCGCTATCGGAATTACAGCTTTGGTTGGGATTTTGACTGTTGTAACTGCACTTGAAAATACGGTTTCGACTAATTTTGCATCTATGGGAGCGAACACTTTCAACATTAATCAATACGAAAATACCGTTAAAAACCGTGGCGGAAATGAACGCGAGATCATCAACCCGATTATTTCATACCCTGAAGCTGTCGCTTTTAAAAACAAATACAAATACCCGTTTACGGAAACTTCTCTTTCATTTACAGCAACTTCAAAAGCCGAAGTCAAATATCTAGATCAAAAAACAGATCCGGAAATCACAATTGTTGGTGTCGACGAACATTTTATAGGCAACTCCGGGTTAGAAATCAATTCAGGACGCCCATTCAATCAGTTTGATATCGATAATAATACCTATTCCTGTGTGGTAGGTTCCGATTTCGAGAAGGGTTTATTAAAAGATGTCAATCCAATCGATAAAATTATTTCAATCCGAGGTGCGCGTTTTAAAGTTATTGGAGTTTTAAAAGAAAAAGGTTCTACTTTCGGAAACAGTCAGGACTTAAGAGTTTTAATCCCGATTCAGGTAGCACGCTCGTTATTCACAGCTCCAAACATCAACTATACCATAAGCGTAATGGTCTCTAAAAAAGAACTTTTAGACCAGGCTGTTGATAACGCAACCAGTACGATGAGAAGAGTTCGAAAACTTAGTCCGGTTCGTGATAATAATTTCGGAATTGGCCGCAGTGACGATTTAATCAACAGAATTCTCGGAATCACTAAATATCTAGGATGGGCTTCCTGGATTATCAGTATCATTACCATTCTTGGATCATCAATTGCCTTAATGAACATTATGATCGTTTCGGTTACAGAACGTACCCGCGAAATTGGTGTTCGTAAAGCTTTGGGTGCAACAAAAATTACTATTTCCGTTCAGTTTTTTATCGAAACTTTATTAATTGGACAAATTGGCGGTTTAGTCGGAATTGTTTTAGGAATCTTAATCGGTTTCGCATTTGCAGCCGCAATGAGCTTTGCATTCGTTATTCCGTGGATGGCAATTTTTGCAGCTTTTGGTACAAGTTTTATGGTTGCCATTGTTTCCGGATTGTACCCTGCAATCAAAGCTTCTCAATTAGACCCTATTGAGGCTTTACGTTACGAATAA
- the prmC gene encoding peptide chain release factor N(5)-glutamine methyltransferase: MKIKQYRTQFIKELSSLYDAYEAESFFYLILENKYNLRQIDLALNHELAFSDADLEVLKSFLNELKKEVPIQYLLGKTNFYGLDFEVNENVLIPRPETEELVDWIINENKIIDKTKKLKILDIGTGSGCIAISLAKNLPNAEVYAMDVSKKAIETAKKNARNNNTKIIFILKSVLELEILKSNFDIIVSNPPYVRHLEKQEIKKNVLDYEPHLALFVDDNDALVFYRKIAELAQKNLLEKGQLYFEINQYLGKEMTELLEKMDFKNIELRKDIYDNDRMISCKVSKTL; this comes from the coding sequence ATGAAAATCAAACAATACAGAACACAATTTATTAAGGAACTCTCTTCGTTATATGATGCTTACGAAGCTGAGAGTTTTTTTTATCTGATATTAGAAAACAAATATAATCTTAGACAAATAGATTTGGCTTTGAATCATGAATTAGCTTTTTCAGATGCTGATTTAGAGGTTTTGAAATCTTTTTTAAATGAACTGAAAAAAGAAGTTCCGATTCAGTATTTACTGGGGAAAACAAATTTTTATGGATTGGATTTTGAAGTGAATGAAAATGTTTTGATTCCAAGACCCGAAACAGAAGAACTGGTTGACTGGATTATTAATGAAAACAAGATTATCGACAAAACTAAAAAACTTAAAATACTTGACATAGGAACGGGAAGTGGCTGTATTGCAATTTCACTGGCAAAGAATCTGCCAAATGCAGAAGTTTATGCTATGGATGTTTCGAAGAAGGCTATTGAAACGGCAAAAAAAAATGCAAGGAATAATAATACCAAGATAATATTTATACTCAAGAGTGTTTTAGAATTAGAAATCCTGAAATCTAATTTTGATATTATCGTTTCAAATCCGCCCTATGTCCGCCATTTAGAAAAGCAGGAAATTAAAAAGAATGTTTTGGATTACGAACCGCATCTGGCACTTTTTGTGGATGACAATGATGCGTTGGTTTTTTACAGGAAAATTGCTGAATTAGCTCAAAAAAACCTTTTAGAAAAAGGGCAATTGTATTTTGAAATCAATCAGTATTTAGGAAAGGAAATGACTGAATTACTGGAAAAAATGGATTTTAAAAATATTGAATTGCGAAAGGACATTTATGATAATGATCGTATGATTTCCTGCAAGGTTTCCAAGACCTTGTAG
- a CDS encoding GNAT family N-acetyltransferase — translation MENWIIREIKKEDNQAVAQLIRWVFDEMEIPKTGTAYEDPYLDLMFEQYSKAQSVYFVVENEGEIVGCCGIAPLENGDPKICELQKMYFLPKTRGLGIGSKMIEKCLEHAKNFGFEKCYLETMPFMHAAQKLYKKSGFVYLEAPLGSTGHNSCPVWMLKEL, via the coding sequence ATGGAAAATTGGATTATCAGAGAAATTAAAAAAGAAGACAATCAGGCAGTTGCCCAATTAATAAGATGGGTTTTTGATGAAATGGAAATCCCGAAAACCGGAACAGCTTATGAAGATCCGTATTTGGATTTAATGTTTGAACAATACAGTAAGGCACAATCGGTTTATTTTGTGGTTGAGAACGAAGGTGAAATTGTAGGATGTTGCGGAATCGCCCCTTTGGAAAATGGCGACCCGAAGATTTGCGAATTACAAAAAATGTATTTTTTACCCAAAACCCGCGGATTAGGAATAGGGAGCAAAATGATCGAAAAATGTTTAGAGCATGCTAAAAACTTTGGTTTCGAAAAATGTTATTTAGAAACAATGCCTTTTATGCATGCTGCCCAAAAATTATATAAGAAGTCAGGGTTTGTATATTTAGAGGCTCCGTTAGGATCTACAGGTCACAATTCCTGCCCGGTCTGGATGTTGAAAGAATTGTAA